One Thermus sp. LT1-2-5 DNA segment encodes these proteins:
- a CDS encoding GTP-binding protein has protein sequence MAKGEFIRTKPHVNVGTIGHVDHGKTTLTAALTYVAAAENP, from the coding sequence ATGGCCAAGGGCGAGTTTATCCGGACGAAGCCTCACGTGAACGTGGGGACGATTGGGCACGTGGACCACGGGAAGACGACGTTGACGGCGGCGTTGACGTACGTAGCGGCGGCGGAGAACCCG